In a single window of the Acipenser ruthenus chromosome 20, fAciRut3.2 maternal haplotype, whole genome shotgun sequence genome:
- the LOC117425243 gene encoding tumor necrosis factor receptor superfamily member 3: MDIRSLVLLPWLLFLVPLLRCAKSLDCDNSTQYGFPYLENKRCCTKCDAGEYMTNKCTYFEDTRCARCPEGSYNPAKNKKQNCERCRICEGVFFYEKQCTRYSNAVCKCNSGLQCMDKECSRCIYPAVITTPAEISVIVKRSTPAKEPAGKPATPAKEPAVKPATPAKEPAVKPATPAKEPAGKPATPTKEPAGKPAAIHESSSSSMAL, encoded by the exons ATGGATATCAGATCATTGGTCCTGTTGCCGTGGCTTCTCTTTCTGGTGCCACTGTTAAGATGTGCAAAGTCTTTGGATTGTGATAACAGCACACAGTATGGGTTTCCTTATCTTGAAAACAAGAGATGCTGTACCAAATGTGATGCAG GTGAATATATGACAAACAAGTGCACATATTTTGAGGACACCAGGTGTGCGCGCTGTCCAGAAGGCTCCTACAACCCAGCGAAGAACAAGAAGCAGAACTGTGAGCGCTGCCGCATCTGTGAAGGAG TGTTTTTCTATGAGAAGCAGTGTACCCGCTACAGCAACGCAGTCTGCAAGTGCAACTCTGGACTACAGTGCATGGATAAGGAGTGCTCAAGGTGTATATACCCTGCTGTAATCACAACCCCTGCAG AAATCAGTGTAATAGTTAAACGGAGCACCCCAGCCAAAGAGCCTGCAGGTAAACCAGCCACCCCCGCCAAAGAGCCTGCAGTTAAACCAGCCACCCCAGCCAAAGAGCCTGCAGTTAAACCAGCCACCCCCGCCAAAGAGCCTGCAGGTAAACCAGCCACCCCAACCAAAGAGCCTGCAGGTAAACCAGCCGCCATACATGAATCCAGCAGCTCCAGCATGGCATTATAA
- the LOC117425206 gene encoding E3 ubiquitin-protein ligase TRIM39-like: MATAASPEEKFSCSVCLDLFTEPATIPCGHSFCLDCIGSYWDQNDQTGVYSCPQCRENFTPRQYHDRTGGGIEENESNRPKELGERQAGIEKLIEERLEELERLNQAVQSLKLSAQEERAESEQVRSIERIRTEVGELIGAKEKAAVSRADEQREQLEQEIQELRKRKAEMELLSETEDHLHFLQSFQSICTPPAAQQLFDNIDNSFWTLRKAVSRLKDHLEGFWKVEFMKATIAVDVTLDSDTANPILILSQDGKQVRTGAKQQPLPDNPKRFEKHIYVLGREGFTSGRHYWEVEVGENIYWLLGVTRESSQRKRCFTENPQLGFIVIWWNKENHFCALTAPQTPLPLSPKPQKLGVYLDYEEGQLSFYNVETRAHIYTFPNTFTVKLYPNFCPGVSHSDENAAPLIICPHTYTD, translated from the exons ATGGCGACAGCGGCGTCTCCAGAGGAGAAGTTCTCCTGCTCCGTGTGTCTGGATCTCTTCACCGAGCCCGCAACCATTCCGTGCGGACACAGCTTCTGTCTGGACTGTATCGGGAGCTACTGGGACCAGAACGACCAAACCGGCGtgtacagctgcccccagtgccgGGAGAACTTCACTCCCAGACAATATCATGACCGAACTGGTGGAGGAATTGAAGAAAACGAGAGCAATCGTCCC AAGGAGCTGGGGGAGAGACAGGCAGGAATAGAAAAGCTCATTGAGGAGAGACTGGAAGAGCTGGAGAGACTGAACCAGGCTGTGCAGTCACTCAAG CTCTCAGCACAGGAGGAAAGGGCTGAAAGCGAGCAGGTCCGCTCCATTGAGAGAATCAGGACGGAGGTGGGAGAGCTGATTGGTGCTaaagagaaggctgcagtgagCCGGGCCGATGAGCAAAGGGAACAACTGGAGCAGGAGATCCAGGAGCTGAGAAAGAGGAAGGCTGAGATGGAGCTGCTTTCTGAGACAGAGGATCACCTCCACTTTCTGCAG AGTTTCCAGTCTATCTGCACCCCTCCTGCAGCTCAGCAGCTCTTTGATAACATAGACAACTCTTTCTGGACTCTGAGGAAAGCTGTGTCTCGACTCAAAGACCACCTCGAGGGATTCTGGAAGGTGGAGTTCATGAAAGCAACTATAGCAG TTGACGTGACTCTGGACTCTGATACAGCAAACCCAATTCTCATCCTGTCTCAGGATGGGAAGCAAGTCAGAACTGGAGCTAAACAACAGCCTCTCCCTGACAATCCAAAAAGATTTGAAAAGCATATCTATGTACTGGGCAGGGAGGGCTTCACTtcagggagacactactgggaggtggaggtgggggagaaTATATACTGGCTACTAGGAGTCACCAGAGAGTCTTCTCAGAGGAAGAGGTGCTTCACTGAGAATCCCCAGCTGGGTTTCATTGTCATTTGGTGGAATAAAGAAAATCATTTCTGTGCTCTCACTGCCCCCCAAACCCCCCTCCCCCTGAGCCCCaagccccagaagctgggggtgtatctcgattatgaggaagggcagctctccttttacaatgtggagaccagagctcacatctacactttcccTAACACCTTCACTGTGAAACTCTATCCTAACTTTTGCCCTGGTGTCTCCCACTCTGATGAAAATGCAGCTCCACTGATCATTTGCCCACATACATACACAGATTAA
- the LOC117425199 gene encoding tapasin-related protein-like → MYLKCALSVCAVALCAILGIAGSDPDPSADPPAVLRLVDIVLECSLVEEGGGRLSMFASAFSRQPATLVLRKVGVPEHETLDSYTEYQPPPFDPEALIFEVEVTSASIPGAESLLHADCNEQEVTCEISQYYPQDEVSETAWFICSLQVEGGGVSATMVMRTQPITGEVGMEPQKQKKLDLPLSDSGTIQLAAQFNVFTSMPSVSTALGGTVLLDCGFTGEQHIQEVQVEWRVQHKGNGRRVLHFRSDTNEGVSDRPGAQIDSARLAAHRNASLFLPGFRVVDEGTYICIVTAGPYQAQQVIQVQVQEPPSVNLVPEALQLQEGVTERLSCEINRYYPLDVQVVWTQSPSSSPSSSPSSPPPSHLPHIYFSSHRQHPDGTYSLSAYVLVNPSTCDAGTTFTCSVTHPSLSEPLTASLTLTLPEESRLWLILGVSMATLIFIFAAYKLVLQWNKGTVAKKGQLKNIKVN, encoded by the exons ATGTATTTGAAGTGCGCCTTGTCGGTGTGTGCTGTAGCCCTGTGTGCAATCCTGGGTATTG CCGGTTCGGATCCTGACCCCAGCGCTGACCCCCCGGCCGTGCTGCGATTGGTGGATATTGTTCTGGAATGCTCTCTGGTGGAGGAGGGGGGTGGGCGGCTATCAATGTTCGCATCGGCGTTCTCCCGCCAGCCTGCCACCCTGGTGCTGAGGAAGGTCGGCGTGCCAGAACACGAAACCCTGGACAGCTATACCGAGTACCAGCCTCCCCCTTTCGACCCCGAAGCACTCATATTCGAGGTGGAAG TGACATCAGCGTCAATCCCAGGAGCTGAGTCGCTGCTCCACGCCGACTGCAACGAACAGGAAGTGACATGTGAGATCAGCCAGTACTACCCCCAGGATGAGGTGTCGGAAACAGCCTGGTTTATTTGCAGCCTGCAGGTAGAGGGGGGCGGGGTTAGTGCCACCATGGTGATGAGGACTCAGCCAATCACAGGAGAGGTGGGCATGGAGCCGCAGAAACAGAAGAAGCTGGACTTGCCTCTGAGTGACAGTGGGACCATTCAGCTGGCAG CGCAGTTCAATGTGTTCACCAGCATGCCCAGTGTCTCCACTGCACTAGGGGGCACTGTGCTACTAGACTGCGGCTTCACGGGTGAGCAGCACATACAGGAAGTGCAGGTGGAGTGGCGCGTGCAGCACAAGGGGAACGGGAGGCGTGTTCTTCACTTTCGCAGCGATACGAACGAAG GAGTCTCCGATCGCCCCGGGGCTCAGATCGACTCTGCCAGGCTGGCTGCCCACAGGAACGCCTCGCTCTTCCTGCCTGGGTTCCGAGTGGTGGACGAGGGCACCTACATCTGCATCGTGACAGCCGGGCCGTACCAGGCACAGCAAGTCATTCAAGTGCAGGTCCAGG AACCCCCCTCAGTGAATCTTGTTCCCGAGGCTCTGCAGCTCCAGGAGGGAGTGACAGAGAGACTGAGCTGTGAGATCAACAGATACTACCCCCTTGATGTGCAG GTAGTCTGGACCCAGTCTCCttcctcctctccttcctcctccccttcctctcctcccccttcCCACCTTCCTCATATCTACTTCTCCAGCCACAGGCAGCACCCTGACGGGACCTACTCACTGTCTGCCTACGTGCTGGTGAATCCCTCCACCTGTGACGCCGGGACTACTTTCACCTGCTCCGTGACACACCCCTCCCTCAGCGAGCCGCTCACAGCCAGCCTCACTCTCACACTGCCGG AAGAATCTAGACTCTGGCTGATTCTCGGAGTCTCCATGGCGACACTCATCTTCATATTTGCTGCTTATAAACTTGTGTTGCAGTGGAACAAAGGGACAG ttgccAAAAAAGGACAACTAAAAAATATCAAG gtaaatTGA